From Vreelandella neptunia, the proteins below share one genomic window:
- a CDS encoding phospholipase D family protein, giving the protein MPNANGWLHWLSILVLCSLLVGCTHAVIREHHIALAPADARDTWLGGQAHQALAEQSDPDGFALLADGKEAFSARVGLIRQAQRGLDIQTYLLGDGQTTRLILAQLIKAAEEGVRVRLLVDDIGAIGQGDRLAALASHPSIHVRVFNPLAVGRGHMLTRVLASVVDPAQQHRRMHNKLWVADNSVAIVGGRNLGDEYFDANDSRNFADLDFVAIGDVVPALSDSFDLYWNHGLAQPIERYHQVDDSAWQILKTELEDWLDNNADSEYFTELRRKPRSAPPWETLHWGEGLALWDTPGKLSSTTPEWRDTLLGDLTAAASLNQHLVIISAYFVPTEQGVKRLTELADQGVTVEIITNSLESTDAAVVHGAYAPWREELLSHGVALYELRPEQEAGADEDMRVPGASASALHIKALRFDDQLFVGSFNVDPRSIYWNTEIGVLARSESLIHAFNELVALGRDPSLSYRVVLTPQGELNWHLERDGDMEILTTEPGSFWRHFNAWLSHTLKLERWL; this is encoded by the coding sequence ATGCCTAACGCCAATGGTTGGCTTCATTGGCTGAGCATATTGGTTCTGTGCAGTCTGTTGGTGGGGTGTACCCACGCAGTGATACGCGAACACCACATCGCGCTGGCGCCAGCAGATGCGCGCGATACATGGTTGGGTGGTCAAGCCCATCAGGCGCTGGCGGAGCAGTCCGACCCCGACGGGTTCGCGCTACTGGCTGACGGTAAAGAAGCTTTTTCTGCGCGGGTGGGATTGATTCGCCAAGCCCAGCGCGGGCTGGATATTCAAACCTACCTATTGGGCGATGGCCAGACCACGCGTTTGATCCTGGCGCAGCTGATTAAAGCGGCGGAAGAGGGCGTTCGGGTGCGCCTGCTGGTCGACGATATTGGCGCCATTGGCCAAGGTGATCGACTGGCCGCTCTGGCAAGCCATCCTAGTATTCATGTGCGGGTGTTTAACCCGTTAGCGGTGGGGCGTGGCCATATGCTCACGCGAGTTTTGGCCTCGGTGGTTGATCCTGCACAGCAGCATCGACGCATGCATAACAAGCTGTGGGTGGCAGATAATAGTGTCGCCATTGTCGGCGGGCGCAATCTGGGCGATGAGTATTTTGATGCCAACGATTCGCGCAATTTCGCCGATTTGGACTTTGTGGCCATTGGCGATGTGGTGCCAGCGCTGTCGGATAGTTTTGACCTTTATTGGAATCACGGTCTGGCGCAGCCCATTGAGCGCTATCATCAAGTGGATGATAGCGCCTGGCAAATACTCAAAACCGAGCTTGAGGATTGGCTGGATAACAACGCCGACTCGGAATATTTTACCGAGCTGCGCCGTAAACCGCGCAGCGCACCACCTTGGGAAACCCTGCACTGGGGTGAAGGGCTGGCTCTGTGGGACACCCCCGGTAAGCTGTCATCAACAACCCCTGAATGGCGAGATACGCTACTCGGTGATTTAACCGCTGCTGCGTCGCTGAATCAGCATTTGGTGATCATATCAGCCTACTTTGTGCCCACCGAACAAGGGGTGAAGCGCTTGACCGAGTTGGCCGACCAGGGCGTGACCGTCGAAATTATTACCAACTCACTCGAGTCCACGGATGCCGCGGTGGTACACGGTGCTTACGCGCCCTGGCGTGAAGAGCTGTTATCCCACGGAGTGGCGCTTTACGAGCTGCGTCCAGAGCAGGAGGCAGGCGCGGATGAGGATATGCGAGTGCCCGGCGCCTCTGCTTCGGCGCTGCATATTAAGGCGTTACGCTTTGACGACCAGCTTTTTGTCGGCTCGTTCAACGTTGATCCACGCTCCATCTACTGGAATACGGAAATTGGTGTCCTGGCCCGCAGCGAGTCGCTGATACACGCCTTTAATGAGTTAGTGGCGTTAGGCCGAGACCCTTCACTGAGCTACCGTGTGGTGCTCACACCCCAAGGCGAATTGAACTGGCACCTGGAGCGCGATGGAGACATGGAAATTTTAACCACGGAGCCGGGGAGTTTTTGGCGCCATTTCAACGCCTGGTTAAGCCATACGCTTAAGCTTGAGCGCTGGCTATAG